A region from the Wolbachia endosymbiont (group A) of Rhinocyllus conicus genome encodes:
- a CDS encoding AAA family ATPase: protein MSPSFIGRQTELKQLLELTEKNTASFVVVKGRRRIGKSRLIQEFGKHFEQYYSFIGLPPEKHTTTSHQLNEFSRQVARQFNTSFARYDDWSDLLWAVGERLLSGKILLLLDEISWMGSKDPTFLGKIKNFWDTQLKNNNKLIFVVCGSASSWIEKNILSSTGFVGRISLTLTLGELSLSDCNEFWPKNISAYEKFKVLAVTGGIPKYLEEVNFKHGTEENIKKLCFTKGGFLVEEFDQIFSDLFMRKTAFYKQVVRALSTGAKEQEEICTALNIARHGRISEYLYELELAGFIAKDHTWDIKTGTDSRLRKYRLQDNYLRFYLKYIEKNLGKINRDTYSIGLLTSLPEWHTIIGLQFENLVLNNRKSIHNILRIDGIVSENPFFQRKTGAGCQIDYMIQTRFNTLYICEIKFSKNKIGHSIIQEVQKKIDTLKRPKGFSCRPVLIHVNGVSDDVIDSDYFSNIIDFGELLNCK, encoded by the coding sequence ATGTCTCCATCATTTATTGGTAGGCAAACCGAGTTGAAGCAACTGCTGGAGCTTACGGAAAAAAACACTGCATCTTTTGTAGTAGTCAAAGGAAGGCGTCGTATAGGAAAAAGTCGTTTAATTCAAGAGTTTGGTAAGCATTTCGAGCAATATTACTCATTTATAGGTTTGCCGCCAGAAAAGCATACTACAACATCCCACCAACTTAATGAATTTTCTAGACAAGTTGCTAGACAATTTAATACATCTTTTGCTAGATATGACGACTGGAGTGACTTACTATGGGCAGTTGGTGAACGTTTACTATCTGGCAAAATATTATTGCTCCTTGATGAAATTTCTTGGATGGGCTCAAAAGATCCAACTTTTTTAGGCAAAATAAAGAATTTTTGGGATACACAGCTAAAAAATAATAACAAGCTAATTTTTGTTGTCTGTGGATCAGCTTCATCCTGGATTGAAAAAAATATACTTAGTAGTACTGGTTTTGTAGGAAGAATATCGTTGACTTTAACACTCGGGGAGTTATCACTTTCTGATTGCAATGAATTTTGGCCAAAAAATATTTCAGCATACGAAAAGTTTAAGGTGCTTGCAGTAACCGGTGGAATTCCAAAATATTTAGAAGAGGTAAATTTTAAACATGGTACTGAAGAAAATATTAAAAAGCTTTGTTTTACAAAAGGTGGGTTTTTAGTTGAGGAGTTTGACCAAATATTTTCAGATCTATTCATGCGAAAAACAGCTTTTTATAAGCAAGTAGTGAGAGCTCTTTCTACTGGAGCTAAAGAACAGGAAGAAATTTGTACTGCTTTAAACATTGCAAGACACGGACGCATTTCTGAGTATCTATATGAGCTCGAGCTTGCCGGTTTTATTGCAAAGGATCACACTTGGGATATAAAAACGGGTACTGATTCACGACTCAGGAAGTACAGACTTCAAGATAATTATTTAAGGTTTTATCTAAAATATATTGAAAAAAATCTAGGAAAAATTAATCGCGACACCTACTCTATAGGGTTACTTACATCTCTACCAGAGTGGCATACAATTATTGGACTTCAGTTTGAAAATTTGGTGCTTAACAATAGAAAGAGCATACATAATATCTTGAGAATTGATGGAATAGTAAGCGAAAATCCATTTTTTCAGAGGAAGACAGGTGCTGGTTGTCAAATTGATTACATGATTCAAACAAGGTTTAACACACTCTACATTTGCGAAATCAAATTCTCAAAAAATAAAATCGGTCATTCAATAATACAAGAAGTACAAAAGAAAATAGATACACTAAAGCGTCCAAAAGGCTTTTCATGTCGTCCAGTCCTTATTCACGTTAACGGTGTGAGTGATGACGTTATAGATAGTGAT